A segment of the Cohnella algarum genome:
GCCGAGTTGGATAAGCTTTGGGAAGATGGAGATGCCTTGGGACAGGCAATTATGCGGCACGATGCGCCGGATCGGAAAAAAAGTTCACCAGGAATCGCTCGTCTCGAAATTGGTTGAAGATTTTGCAGGGCGAAGCTGAGGTTTTAACAAAATATGCACCTCTATGCGGCGGGGCTTTTTTCCAGGAAGTCGCCTTTGTAGATCAAGGCGCCTCCTTAAAATCAATTTTTGCGGCAAAATAGCGGCAATGTTATGATGTAATTGAGGAGGGTGATTTCATGTTCATACCCGAATATTCAATTACGGATGCCATTGCCCGCAGACTGATGGATATATAGCGCGCCAGTGCAGTAGTCGATTTGCTTCCGTTGCCTGCATCTATTCTGGATTTGCTTAAGAAAGAATCGATGGAAAAGACGGTCATCCTCTCAACAAAGTTTGAGGGGAATACGCTTGACGAGGCGACGAAGCGAAAAGTTTTGTACCAAAATAGCAGCGACAATGAAGAGCAGGAAGTTTATAACTTGATGAAAGCTTTGGAATACCTGGATGAAGCCGAAAGAAGGCAGCTCCCGATCACCGAAGAGTTTATCAAGAAGCTGCATGCCATAATTAAAATATCGCACGGTCGAAGACTGCGCGTAGCGAATATCGTGAAAAGCAAAATCAAGTAGGGAGCCGCCATGCTTCCGGATACTATCTGCCGCCGGAACGGCAAGATGTCCCTTCATTGATGGAAGATCTGGTTGCCTGGATTAACTTGCCGGAAGTTTATTCTGTTCCGGTTCCCATCTAAGCAGGGATTTTTATGTGGCAGTTTTCTCACGATTCAAGCTACTGTAATTGCTTTATTTCCGGGGGGATTCGTTCCTCGGGGATTCGATATCGGAGAGCTAGCGCAAACCGCAGAAGCATCGAAGGGTTTTCTCACCGCTTCGCTTTGTAAAACTCACGGTAAAGCTTCATCAGCGCCCGCTTCTCGATCCGGGACACGTAGCTGCGGCTAATGCCGAACTCGCGGGAGATTTCCCGCTGGGGCCGTTCATCGCCGCCGAGTCCGAACTTCCGCGGATGACCTCCTGCTCGCGCTCGTCAAGAATGTCGAGATTGCGGTAGATTTTGCTTTTTTCTATTATAAGCTGAACTTTTTCGACCACTTCGTCAGGTTCCGTTCCCAGTATATATCACGGGGTATTCGTTAGAGGCGGGCCCGCTAGGAAAAACTAAGGGGTCCGACATGCGAAAAGCAAGACAGCACATGTGTTATAATGACTATAGATTAGGTCGCTGAAGGTTCATATGATGGAAGGTGATATCCATGAAACGGACGGAAGAACTTCATAAGCTTATCAAGCTTACAGGCGATCGGGCGAAGCTTGATGCAAAAGCAAATGAGACATACATCGTTTACAAAGCAGCGAACGGTCAGATCGTAAAAGAATACAGTAACGGCGAGATCGTTTTGGTTCCAGAGCAGGAAATTCCTCATGTTTGAACCATCAGGGATCATGTATGTATTTGCAGGGAATAACGGCAGCGGTAAGAGCACGATTTGGAATCTAATTGTTGATCGGCTTGGCATCAGCGTAAATATTGATGCGGATGCCTTAGCAAGGGGAATAGATGCTGTTCATCCGGATCGTCATAGGATGTCTGCAGGGAAAGAAGCCATAAAATTGGCTAGAGACTGTATTCGAAACCATCGTGATTTTTCGGTTGAAACGACATTAGCTGGCGGCAATACCATTCGTCTTATACAGGATGCAAAGACTAACAAATTTGAAATTACGATGTTTTATATCGGTCTTGGGGATTATCGCCTGAACATCGAAAGGGTTGCGGTTCGTGTGAAGAATGG
Coding sequences within it:
- a CDS encoding zeta toxin family protein gives rise to the protein MFEPSGIMYVFAGNNGSGKSTIWNLIVDRLGISVNIDADALARGIDAVHPDRHRMSAGKEAIKLARDCIRNHRDFSVETTLAGGNTIRLIQDAKTNKFEITMFYIGLGDYRLNIERVAVRVKNGGHHIPSEDIIRRHKTSIRNLLSNLHLIDHLMVIDNSRAEGEIVLEMNHNKITYRTKSMPTWTESIEQRITMVQ